CGCAGTCGCGCGTCAGACGGGCAAGCAGCCAAATGCTGCGCGACGCTTTGCTTGCGTTCTCACTTCTATATTGTGAGATGATTGCAACAATTCAGCCTGTGGCTGCGACGGGAATGTAGACCCGCCTACATGACCAAGCTGCCGAGCCAAGCGTAGCCCGTATCACGCGATGAATGCGCGGTCAATCTTTATAATTATTGGGAATATACTTGCGCACCCTAAGCGGGATACCCAGCTTTTCGGCGAGCGCGCGGCACTCCGCTATATCGCTCTCGCCTATCGTGTCGACGACGGTGAACACGGTATCTATGCCTTGCTTTTTACAGCCGAGCGCAAAGTCGATCACTCCGCCGTGCGCCTTTAATCCGTAAGTCGAGTTAGTAAGCTCGTAATACTTCTGCGCGTTGTGGTTATTGAGCGACACCGACGCGGTATCGATAATATCTTTGAGCTCGGGCGTTATGTCGCGCCCCGCAGCAAGACTGCCGAGTCCGTTGGTGTTCAGCCGAGTTTGGTAGCCCATTTCCTTAAAGAACGCCGCGCACTCTTTGAGCACAGCAAGGTTTTCGGTCGGCTCGCCGTAGCCGCAAAACACGACTTCGTATTTCGTCAGCTTGTCTTTGAGCTCAGCGAACTGTTCTATGACCTCGTCGGTCGTCGCGTCACGGTCGAGCCACAACGGCGTGTCCTTTACCCCGTCGCCCGTTAGGCGTATGCAGAACGAACAGGCGTTGCCGCACTTGTTCGTTAGGTTTACGTACGCGCCGCCGTCCAGAATGTAAACGTAGTTATTCATTATTCAATGTTGAACGCTCTTTTGGTATTGGCATTGGTCGCCTTCTCGATTTCGGCGTACGACACGCCTTTGAGCTCGGCGAGTTTTTTTGCGACGAGCGCAACGTTTCTGGGATAGTTGAGCTCGGTCTCCGCGCCCGCAGGCACGAGATACGGGCTGTCCGTTTCGACGAGAAGCCTGTCGAGCGGAACCGCTTCCGCCGCGCGGTGCAGGTTTTTGGCGTTGCGGTAAGTGAGCGTGCCGCTGAACGAAACATAAAAGCCTTTCTTTACGGCGATCTCGGCGACCTCTGCGGACGACGAGAAGCAGTGCAGTA
The window above is part of the Clostridiales bacterium genome. Proteins encoded here:
- a CDS encoding radical SAM protein, with translation MNNYVYILDGGAYVNLTNKCGNACSFCIRLTGDGVKDTPLWLDRDATTDEVIEQFAELKDKLTKYEVVFCGYGEPTENLAVLKECAAFFKEMGYQTRLNTNGLGSLAAGRDITPELKDIIDTASVSLNNHNAQKYYELTNSTYGLKAHGGVIDFALGCKKQGIDTVFTVVDTIGESDIAECRALAEKLGIPLRVRKYIPNNYKD